The following nucleotide sequence is from Pseudarthrobacter psychrotolerans.
CAATGACGAACGTCGCAACAGCCGGGGCAGAAGCGATCCCTTCAACAGACCCCGTCACTGACAACACATGTGTCCCAAGGGCCAACCCGGCGGGGAACGGCACGTTCCATCCTCCGCCAACGACCAGCGCCAGCGGAGCCACGGTACGCGCCACAGACCTCGACCCGGTTCCACCCCCCGCTGTTGCACCGGACAGGGGAATGCCGTCAATGGACACCGTCACCTCTGCGCCGTTAACGCCGCTTCCTGAAATGCTTTCCGGCAGAGCGTCTTGCCGGAGGTGTAGCCCGTTAGAGATGCTGGAAATGATTAGAGCCGGCGGGGTTACGGTAAAGGTTTCAGTGACCGCAGGGCTGTCGGTTAGGCCCGTATAGGACAGCACGGCCGTCACGTTCACTTTCCCGAAGGCTGCGGGTCCGGTCAGGGGAACCGACCATTGGCCGTCCGGCCCGACAAATCCGGACCCTGTGACGTCGCCCGTGAGAGTCACTGTGGACCCAGGCGTTCCCGTACCGGCAACACTCTTCAGTTCCGGGAGCGCGTCCGCCGCCGAAGTCGTGAATACGGGGGTGTTAAGGTACTCCGGAGCGACGATGGCCGTCAGCGCTACGGTGCCCGAGCGGCTGAAGCCGTTGACGGATTCCGCCGAAAAAGTGAATGTCCCGGGCACCTCTGGCGCGGTGAAGGACCAGTTGCCTGCGGCGTCCACAGGAACTTCGAGTGGCTGCCGGCCAGCCAGCGTAACGCGCACCTTCGAATTAGCGGCCACGGAAGAGGCCGGCGCCGCGGCCACACGTCCTGTCACGTCGGCCCCGGCAGCGAATGTCAGGTTGGCGGGTGCAACGAGTTCAGGCTTGTTGAGGAACAGCTGGACCTGCACTCCACCAGGGATCGTGGCGATGGAGTCCTCGAGGGTGGCGGCAATTGCCAGGGTCTGTGCCCCCTTGAGGTTTTCGGCTCCGGTGTGGGTGCCGACAGCAAAATTGCCACTTATCCACGGGCCGCCTGAGTCGCCGCCGGCTGACTTTACCGATGTCGAATCGAAGGCGCGGACTGGCCGGAGGTCGTTGTCATAGTTCGGAGGGACGCTGTTCCGTCCCGGCATCATCCAGATCCCAACTGAATCAACGGCGCCGCACTTCCACCCCGTGGTGCGCCCAGACCGGCATACCTTCTGGCCCTGGAACGGCGCCGTAGTTCCGACGATCCTGACCGGGTCCGGGGTTATGGTGTTGCCCCAGGTGGTGGCGGCCGGCTGAAGGTTCAGCCCGGGGGCGATGTCCTGGATGACGGCGATGTCAGTGCCGACACTGGATCCTGCCGCTGTGGCTGCCGAGTTGCTCGGGCCGCCGAATTGGCTGAACCCGAAAATGCCGAGCGGGGCGAGGGGTCGCACCAGGGAAGTAGTGGACCCGGCAGCCGGAGCCGAGGTGGGGGGTTCGATGCCAGCGGCTTTGGCCAAGCCGTCCTCGGCGCAGTGTCCAGCAGTCAGGACCAGCGGCAGTCCGGTGGGGCTGAACGCGCCAAAGCCCGCCGAGCAGATGGCCAGGTTGTCAGCAAAGTATCCCTGTCCGCCGAAGATGTCGTCCTCGGTTTTGACGGCGGCACCCTTTTCCAGCTGAACATTGGCGTAGCGCGCCACGAACTGCGCGGGGGTTAACTTGCCGGGATCGGCCGACGCCGGTGCGGACGCCTCCGCGGCGGGCTGGCTGTCCTGGGTTGCCGAGACCTCTGATTCCGGGGTGTTGACGGAACCTGTACGGATAACAAAGTGCCCGTCCGTGTAGGTGACTGCCTGGAGCCCCTGGGTTCCCACGTCACGAACGTAGGCCTGGAACAGCTGATCAATGTTCCCAGCGACCAACTCGGGCTCCACTACAGCGGGAACCGACGGGACTGCGGTGGGTACTGGAGGCGTGGCAGCCGCCGTTTCGGGAACCGGCGTTGCCGCAACTGAAGTTGGAGGGGACACCAACACGAAGTCGACGGGGCCGGGCTGGTTCAGCTCATCCACCCTGGCCTGCAGGGCGGAGCCTGCCCCTTCAACCATGATTTCGCCGGCCTGCAGGCGGATGCCCACATAGCCAGGGAGCGCACGCAAGGAATCCGCAGCGTCAGCTGCCCGCCGGCCAAGCTCCCCGGCCGCATTGAATTCCGCCAAGCTCATGCCGAGATCCCGACGGACCGCTTCGGAGAGGCCTGCGGCGGAGGGGCCCCTGCCAGAGCGCCTCCCGCCGGATCTCCAGAATCCAAAACCCCGGCACCGCTGAGGTGAGCGTCGCCAACCCCGGAACCACCCGCCGTCGGGCTTTCCGAAACCGCAGACGGCTCAACAGCCGGCTGTTCAACAGCCCATGCGGGCACAGCCCCAAGCCCCACCGAAAGTGCCACTCCGGCAGCCGCTGCTGCTGCAAATACACGTTTCAAACTGTGTGCCGTCACTTTCGTTCTATTCATCTGTATCGCTCCGCCGTGCCACGTACGCTGCGACCACCGCGGCCAGGCACGTAACTGCCCCGCCTACCATCAGGAAGATCTGGCCTGGGAGCCACTCGCCGTCGACGGTCCCGTCGCCGAGCCCGAAGTTCTCGTCCGTAGTCCCGAAATCTGACGCGAGGACGGCCCAGAACGGCCCTGCGACAAGCATCACCGCTCCCGCCACCGCGAGCGACGCTGCCACGTACTTTATGGAATTCATGGCGCCACCCGGCTGCCGAGCAGGTTCAGGACGGCGCCCAGTTCGGCCTCGGACAGGCCGTTGCGCAGGAGGAAGGTGCGCGTGTCCAGTTCCCGGACAAACTCCACCACCGTCCGGCCTCGCCGCTCAAGCAGGGGTGTCAGTTCAGCGTCGTCGAGGTAGCGTTCGCCGGCATGGGGCGGGCCGTGGGTCCGGAAGCGTTCGTTGATGCCGCGGGCGGCTTTGGCGTAACCGTCGGCGATGCGTTCGTCCGGGTCGCCGACAAGGTCCTGCAGCATGGCCGCCACCATTCCGCTGCGGTCCCGGCCCGCCGCGCAATGAACGACGACGCCGGCTTCGGCGCCTGTCTCGGCTGCCCCGACAGCTCGGAACACCGCCACGAACTTCGCCGGGTAAAGCCGGACATTGTGCAGATAGTGGGCGGGGTCGTTGAGGTAGGGACCGCAGACGGCGGTGAACCGGGGATCGTCGGGTTCTTCTGTGGGTGCCGAGACGATCCTGATGCCGGACCGGGCCGATTCGGGCACGTCAGGGTCGGTGTCCCGGCGCCGCGCTTCACGGGAGTTACGGAGATCAATCACGGTGCGGACGCCGTCGTCGTACGCCTGCCGCCAACCTGCCGCGGTGAGCCATTCACGGCGGCCCATCCGATAGACGCGGCCGGCAACGTGCCACGCATTCACGGCTCCGTCCCAGCCCACGGCTCCCCCTGTCGTCTCCACCCGGACAGCTAACCACAAAGCCGCCATCGCCCGCACGCGCCAAGTAGGTAGCCGGGCAGGTAGCGGCACAGAAAATCGAGTACTCCGAGCCCGTGATGGGCTTGTGCGTGGGGCGTACGGTGACTGTTACATGCCTGTGTTATTTGTTCAATCGATAGTCAAAAGGGGAAATTCGATGGCACCTTCAGCAGCACGACGGCGGCGCTCGGCTTTTGCAGCCGGCCTCGCCACCATGGCAATGGCTTTGGGCTTCGCGGCCGTCCCGGCCGAGGCGGCGCCACCGCCGAAGGCGGACTATGTGGCGTTGGGAGACTCCTACGCCGCCGGGCAAGGCGCGGCACCTTACACGGACCGGACCTGCTTCGTGAGTCGCAAGGGATATCCGGCAATTGCTAACAACCTCCGGGATATCCGGCTGACGGCGAACGCAGGGTGCTCCGGTCAGGTGACTGCGGACGTCATCGCTGACGCGCAGGCAACGGTGGACAGCGGCACGGAAATAGTTACGGTCACGGTCGGCGGAAACGACCTCGGCACAACCAACGTACTTTTGTCCTGCCTGCCAGCGCCGACCCCAGACTGCGCGGGCGCCTTGGCAACAGTCCAAACAAAGCTCACTGACGGCAGCCTCGCCTCGTCGCTGGCAGGGGTGGTGGCCGCCATCCGGTCGAAGTCCCTTACCGCCAAGATCGTCTTCACGGGATACCCGCGGCTCTTCGCCCCCGATCACGCGTTCGCCGCGGTGGCGAATCCTTTGGCCGATGGGCTGAACGGTGTCATCGCCGGCGTCGCCCTTCAAACAGGGTCACAATTCGTGGACGTGGCGCCTGCCTTCGCGACCCATGGCATTGGTTCGGCAGAACCGTGGATCAATTTCAGCGCGGCAGGCGTCCTGGACCCGGCCAATTTCCACCCGAACGGAGAGGGCTATCGGCACGGCTACTACGCCTCACTGGTCAGCCAGCGCGCCTTCGCCCTGAACTAGTGCGCCCACTCGCCAAGCACCCCTTACGCGTGCTTGGCGAGTCTGTGCTCCAGCCCGTTCCGGACCATGGGCCACTCGTGCTCCAGGATTGAGAACACCACGGTGTCGCGCAGGACCCCGTCGCTGGTCCGGCGGTGGCTCCGCAGCACGCCGTCCTGCTTCGCACCGAGCCTGGCGATTGCTTCCCTGGACTGGTGGTTCAGCCAGTGCGTACAAAACTCCACGGCGACGCAGCCCAGGGTTTCGAACGCGTGTCGCAGCAGCAGCAGCTTGGAGTCAGGGTTGGTGCCGGTGCCGTGGACTGACGCGGCGTTCCACGTGTAACCGACCTCCACACGTGGCGTACCGGCGTCGATATTGCAGTATGTAGTCATCCCGATGATCCGTCCCGGGCCGCCCGTGGCAGGATCGATCAGCCGCGTGGTGAACGGCAGCATGGACCCCTGCTCCTGCAGGGCCAGCCTGCGGTCGATCTCCGCGGCCATCCCGTCCGGCGACGGGACAGACGTGTACCAGAGCTTCCACAGCTCGCCATCCTGTGCGGCCGCCACCAGGCCATCATGGTGATCGTGCTTCAGCGGCTCAAGAATCACGTGCGGGCCGGTCAGGGTGAGGGGTTCAAAGAGGGTCACCCGGAAATCCTACTCAGCCCAGTCGAAGAATCCCTTGCCGGTCTTCCGTCCCAGCTCTCCGCGGGCCACTTTGTCCTTGAGGATCTGCGGCGGGGCGAAGCGTTCCCCCAGCGTGGAATGCAGGTACTCGGCGATGCCCAGCCGCACGTCCAGGCCCACAATGTCCGTGGTTCTCAGCGGGCCTGTGGGATGTTTGTAGCCCAGGACCATGGCGGCGTCGATGTCGGCCGCGGATGCCACCCCCTCCTCGACCATGCGCATCGCCTCCAGCGCGATGGCAACGCCCAGCCGTGAGGAGGCAAAGCCCGGTGCGTCATTGACGACGACGGCGGTCTTGCCGAGTGCCTCGACCCACCTTTTCGCCGCCTCCGCCAGGTCCGGGGACGTCTGCTCGCCGAGCACCACTTCAATGAGGGTGGAGGCCGGGACTGGGTTGAAAAAATGCAGGCCGAGGAAGTGCTGCGGGCGCTTGAGTTCGCGGGCCAGTCCGTTGACGGACAGGGACGACGTGTTGGAGGCGAGGTACGCATCCGCGGCCAGACGCTCTTCGATGCCGCGGAGCGAGGTGACCTTCAGGTCCCACTCTTCGGGCACGGCTTCCACCACCAGCCGGCGGTCCTTGAAGTCGTCGTAATCCACCGTGACATTGAGCCGCGACACCATCTCATCCAGGTTGCCGTCTGTGGCTCCGCGTTCGATGCTCTTGGCGGCGGCGGATTCGACACGTTCGCGGGCGGCTTCGGCGGACGCTTCATCGCGCTCCACCACCAGGACGTTGGCCCCGTTGATCAGGAACGCGTGGGCGATCCCGGCGCCCATGCGGCCGCCGCCGAGGACGCCGACGGTGGAGGGAAGGTTTGGGTTGGTCATGGTTATTTCTTCCCTGTTTTCTTGTCGCCGGTTTTCTTGTCGAGAAAGGCCTGCATGCGGTCAAATTTGGCCTGGGATTCAAAAAGGATCCCCTGCGCCAGTTGGTCAATCAGCGGGTGGGACTCCGCGGGGGCGTGGAACACCGACTTGGTGATCCGCACGGCCAGCGGGTCCTGGCGGCCGATCCTGTCCGCCAGGTTGTGCGCGGCGTCCATCAGGTCCGGTGCCTCGTGGATCTCCGTGATGAGGCTGGCAGCGAGGGCCTCCTCAGCCCGGAGCACCAGGCCAGCCAACAGGATCTGCTTGGCCAACGGCTCCCCCACCAGCTCCCTTAAGCGCCAGCTGGCCCCGGCCGCGGCCAGGATCCCCAGCCCTGTTTCGGGGTTGCCGATCCGGACGCTGGGCGTTCCGATCCGAAAATCCGCAGCATAGGCGAGCTCCGCGCCGCCACCGAGGCAGTACCCGTCCAGGGCGGCAATGACCGGCATGGGCAGCTTGGCGATACGGACAAAAATCGTGGAGTTGATGCCCTGTAGCGCGTCGTCGCGGCGCCGCTCGCGCAGCTGGGCGATGTCCGCACCCGAGGCAAAGACGCCGTCGACCCCCGAGATGATCAGCACTTTGGGATTCTGCTCCAGCGCGGCGCAGACAACGTGCAGTTCATCCACCATCTGCTGGTCAATGGCATTCCGGACGTCGGGGCGGTTGAGGAGGACCACCACACGGTCATCCCGCTCCTCGACCAGGAGGGTGCCGAAGTCAAGGGTGCTTAAGTGTCCGCTCGCGCTGTGTGGGGAGGTGCTTAAGTGTCCGTTCGCGCTGTCCGGGGCGGGCATCAGACACGCTCCAGCAGCATCGCGGTGCCTTGGCCCACGCCGATGCACATCGTTGCCAAGCCGATTTTGGCGTTCTCGCGTTCCATCCGGCCCAGCAGCGTGATGGCGATCCGTGATCCGCTGGAACCGAGCGGATGCCCCAGGCTGATGGCGCCGCCGTCGTTATTTACGATGCCGGGGTCCAACCCGAGCCGACGCATACTCGCGAGCGACTGTGTGGCGAACGCTTCGTTAAGCTCGACGGCGCCCAGGTCACCAACGCTGAGGCCGCTCCGGGCGAGCACTTTCTGCGTCGCCGGGACCGGGCCGATGCCCATGATTTCGGGTTCGCAGCCGGCCGAGGCGCCGTCGATGATCCGGGCCCGCGGTGTCAGGCCGAGCCTTTGGATGGCGGCCTCGGACGCGACGATGATGGCTGAAGCGCCGTCGTTCAGCGTGGACGAGTTCCCTGCCGTGACCACGGAACCGCCCGGGACTACGGGGCGCAATCCGGCGAGGACCTCCAGGGTAGTGCCGGCGCGGGGGCCTTCATCGGTGTCCACCACCGTTTCGGTCTTGCGGGACTTGACGGTCACCGGGACGATCTCGTCCCTGAAACGCCCTGCGGCGATGGCGGCGAGGGAACGCTCGTGGGAGCGGACCGCGAACGCGTCGGCGTCCTCGCGGCTGATGCCGTCCACGCGGGCCACTTCTTCGGCTGTTTCCGGCATGGAGTAGGTCATCTTGCCGCCCCGCGCCAGCTCGCCCTTCTGGAAGAGGGGGTTGACGAAGCGCCAGCCGATGGACGTATCGAAGATCTGGCCCGGCTTCGCGAACGCCGTCGCGGGTTTTTCCTGGGTCCACGGCGCACGGCTCATGGACTCTACGCCGCCGGCAATCACCACGTCCGCGGCGCCGGACTTGATCATGTGGCTGGCCTGGATGATGGCGCTCAGCCCCGACGCGCACAGCCGGTTGACGGTGATTCCCGGGATGTGGAGGGGAAGCCCGGCCAGCAGGACGGCCATCCGGGCGACGTTCCGGTTTTCCTCACCCGCACCGTTGGCATTGCCCAGGATAACTTCCTCGATGCTGTCCGGGTCGAGGCCCGCACGGGACACGGCCTCGCGGACCACCAACGCTGCCAGATCATCCGGGCGGACCGCCGACAACGCACCGCCGTACCTGCCCACAGGAGTGCGGACGCCGCCAACTAGAAAAGCCTCGACCATAAGAACAAATCCTTTACGCCAGGGGGCCGGAATCTTCCGGGCCGTCCAGTGACCGCCCTATTTACCGACCGTTCGTTCTATAAACACTACACTCACAGGACCACGACGCCGAGGTGTCCTGCCAGGAGCGGCGCCAGCAGGCTCAGCTGATAGTCATCGATCACCACACCGGCCAGGCTGCCGAGGCCGCTGATGGTCCGGAAATCCGTGCCGCGCAGGTCAAAGTCCTTCAGCCGGGCTCCGGTGAGATCCAGGGTTCCGATAGTGCAGTTCTTCAGCGCCACGCGCGTCCCGGAGGCGGACCCGAGGTCCAGTTCGTTGATGATGCAGTCGCTGATGACGACGTCGGTCAGTTTGGACCCGCGCAGATTGAGGAAGTCCAGCTTGCCGCCGTCGATCCGGACCGACTGCCAACCTGTCTCATAGAGCTCAGCGGAACCCAGCCTCGGATTGTTCAGCTGCACATCCCGCCACGTGGAGCGGGCGGCCCGGAACACCGGCGCGTACAGCTCAGACAGAATGCAGTCCCGGAAGGTGGCCCCCCGGAGCTGGGTGTCATTGAAGGAGACGCCTTGGAACTCGCACTCGGCGAAGTCCGTGCCGCTCAGCTCCAGACCGTCAGCGGCCGCCCGGCTGTACCGGACGCCGTCGTACCTTTCACCACGCCGGAAGTCCGGGGCGGGATCATCCGTGATGTCCTCCAGGCTGACCGGCGACAGCCGCGGAGCCGTAACCTTCGATACTTTCGAGGCCACTAGAGCGATTCCGCTTTGGCCGCGATTTCTGCCAGATCCTTGGCAAGCGCCTTCCGCGTCATACTCATGCCCATCTTGCCGAAGAGGGCCATGGTGACCTTGCTGAAGAGTGTGGGTTTTACGACGTCGGCGCCAAAAGTCAGCGTCAGGTCCGTCCCGCCGTCGCGCTCGGCCAGGCTGAAGCGCGACGTGTAATCGGCCCCGCCTTGGAGGGCTTTGACCGTGGTGCTGCGGGGAGGATCAGCCTGCGCCACCCACATCTCCACAGTTTCCGAGCGGCCCATCATGGTCCGGGTTTCCTTCCAGCGCGTCCCCTCGCCGTAGGGCGCGTCGCTGAGCATCTGCACAGCATCGATGCCGGACAGGGTGGCGGCGGAGCCCGGGATGTCCGAGATGACGGCCCAGACCTTTTCCGGCGTGGCCTTGATGTGCTGGGTCAGGCTTGTGCTGTGTTCCATGCATCGAGCCTAGTCGGGGGCACTGACATTCGACAGCAACTGATACCGGGAGCCCTTGAAATGGTAAGCATGCTTTGTGTTATTCTGAAACGGCATTGTTTGATCAACCGGACACGAAAGGTGGCCAGACTCATGGGCCTCGGAGACAAGATCAGTAACGAAGCGGAGCACCTGGGCGGCAAGGCCAAGGAAGCGACCGGCAACGCCACGGACAACGACAAGCTCAAGGCCGAAGGCCAGGCCGACCAGGTCAAGGCTGATGCCAAGAAGGTCGGCGAAAACGTCAAGGACACCTTCAAAAAGGACTAGTCCTTCCACATTTCGAACGGCGGCGGATTCCCATGGGGGGTCCGCCGCCGTTCTTGTGTCTTATCCCCATCGGTTGCTCCACACGGGCCCTTTTGACGCCTCATAAGGGCCCGCACGGAGCAATCGATGGAGGGATTGACGGCGGCAGGGTTCCCTGGCCGAGCTTGCGAGGCGAGGGGGCCGGTGGGGAGCAACCGATGGAGGGGATTGACGGCTCCGGTTACCCTTGGCCCATGACGAATGTGGACCTGAGTGCCCAGAGTGCCGCTTCCGGCGGTTCGCCTTCGCTGGGCGGATATCTCGCCACGCCTTCCGGACCAGGCCCGTTTCCCGCCGTCCTGATGATCCACGAAGCATTCGGCCTGAACGAGCTGGTGCGCGGGCACGCAGACCGGCTGGCCCGCGCCGGGTACCTGACGCTGGCGGTGGACCTGTTCAGCGACGGCGGCCCGCGCCGCTGCCTGGTCAGCACCATGCGGAGCATGCTCCGGGGAAACGGCCGCGCGTTCACCGACCTCGCTACGGCCCGGACCTGGCTGGCCACTTCGCCGCTGTCCACCGGCAAAACCGGGGTGATCGGGTTCTGCATGGGCGGCGGATTCGCGCTGCTGGTGGCCCGCGACGGCTGCGACGCCGCCTCGGTCAACTATGGCCGCCTGCCGGGCAATCTCGAGGAAGCCCTCCGGGGCGCCTGCCCCATCGTGGCCAACTTCGGCGGCCGGGACCTCACCCTCAAGGGCGCGGCCGGCAAGCTCGAGACCGCCCTGGACAACCTCGGCATCGAAAACAGCGTCAAGGAATTCCCGACCGCCGGGCACGCCTTCCTCAACGAAACCGACGTGGGCCCGGCAGTCTTCCGGCCGCTGATGCGGGTCATGGGCATCGGCCCGGACCCGGAATCCTCCCCCGAAGCCTGGCAGCGGATCGAAAACCACTTCGCCCGGTACCTCAAAGGCGTGGACGCCGGCCGGTCCTAACCCATCGGTTGCTCCGCAACGGCCGTTTTGAAGCCCCATAAGGGCGGTTGTGGAGCAATCGATGGGGTTTCGACAGGCTCAACCGACGACGACGGCGGGCCGCCCCCGAAAGGGTGACCCGCCGTCGTCGTACTTCTTAGCGTCCGGCTGCTGAGGCGAAAAGCCCTAGCAGAAGAGCTCGCTCTTGGGCTCGTTGTTCCTGACCTTCTGCCAGCCCAGCCACAGGACCAGCGCGAAGAACGGGATGGTGGCCAGGGTCCAGAGGCCGAGCTGGAATACTTCGCCGGTCTTGCTGGTCATGGTGTCGAAGCCGATCAGCACTGTGATGGCCAGCAGCGCAATGAGTCCGGCCCAGCTGCTCCAGGTTCCGCCGGGCGCGGGCAGGGAGGAGACCTTGCCCTTCTTCTTGCGCAGCGCGATCTGGCTGGCGAAGATGGCGCCCCAGGTGAAGATCACGCCGATCGATGCGGAGTTGAGCGCCAGGTCGAAGGCATGGGAGCCGCCGAGCCAGATGTTCAGCAGGATGCCCACGAGGTAGACGGCGCCGATGGCCAGGATGGCGGCGTACGGCACGTGGCTCTTGGACATCTTGGTCAGCCACTCCGGAGCGTGTCCGTTGTTGGCCATGGTGCGGAAGATCCGGCCGATCGAGTACAGGCCCGAGTTGCAGGAGGACAGTGCGGCGGTGATGACGATCATGTTCATCACGTCGCCCATCCAGCCGAGGCCCATCTGCCCGAACACGGTGACGAACGGCGAGGTGCCGGCCACGTACTGGTCCGAGGGCAACAGCATCGCGAGGAGGGTCACGGAACCGACGTAGAACACCACAATGCGGAAGACCACGGCGCGGATCGCCTTGGGAACTTCCTTGGCGGGGTCCTGCATTTCACCGGCGGTGATGCCGACGAGCTCAATGCCGTTGTAGGCGAAGATCACGGCGTTCAGGACCAGGATCATCACCAAGGCACCCTTGGGGAACATGCCGCCTTCGGCTGCGAAGAGGTTGTTCACGGAAGCGTGGCCGTCGCCCACCTGGGCGTTGGTGACCACCATGAAGGTGCCGACGGCCAGGAAGATCATGATGGCGCCGACCTTGAGGCAGGAGGCCCAGAATTCGAATTCGCCGAACGCCTTGACGCTCAGGAGATTGACGCCCACGAGCAGCAGCAGCGCTGCGATGGCGGACAGTTCAACAGGCACGTTGGGGAAGAAGAACTGGAAGTACAGTCCGATCGCGATGAGTTCGGCGATGCCGGTCATGGCCCAGTTGATGAAGTACATCCAGCCGGACAGGTACGCGCCCTTTTTGCCGAACATCTCGCCGGCGTAGCTGACGAAGGAACCCGACGTCTGGCGGTACATGATGAGCTCGCCCAGGGCCCGCATCAGCAGGTAGGCGATGACGCCGGCAATGGCGTAGGAGAAGATGAGGGCGGGGCCAGTGGAGGCCAGGCGTCCGCCGGCACCCATAAAGAGGCCGACGCCGATGGCGCCGCCCATGGCAATCATGGTCACCTGGCGGCCGCTCAGGGATTTTTTGTAGCCCTCGGCGCTGAGGGTGGAGTCGACAACGGCGGATTGCGCCGTCGGGCTCTCGAGTTCTGTGGGGGTACTTTGAGGCACAACAATTCCTTGTGGGTAGGGGATTGGCCGGCACCGGAAACCCCGAGTTTTGTCCAGCTAATTCGGGATAATCCCGCATTAGGGGTACTTATGTGGACAAAAACTCTCAGGCGTCGAAGGTTCGCGCGGCCTGTCCATCCTACAAGATCCGAACCGCAGCTAGTGACGCGGGCTACACTCGGGCCCGGTTAAGCCAAACTATTGCCACGTATATGGGGAGACTCCAGAATAATATTCTGTTCAGCATCCTCCTGGACGCTGTACGTGCGCAGAGGTTCGGCGCCGGTGCTGGAGCAGCCCGTTTCCAGGCTGAACGCGTGCTGGTGCAGCGGGCACATCACCACCTGCCGGTCGATGGTTCCGTCCGCGATGGGGCCGCCGCGGTGGGGGCAGGCGGCGGACAGTGCGCGCAGGGTTCCGTCCCTCAGCCGGAAGACCGCCACCTGCTCACCGTCGACCCCGAAGGCACGCCCTTCGCCAAACGGGATCTGGTCCACGGGACCAAGGCTGTGGCGGGCGCTCATCGGACCGGCACCTGGGGCAGGACGGTGAGGGGCAGGGAGGTGCGGAACTGGCCCGGCGTGAGCGGATCGTCGCGTTCGCTCCACGGGTCCACGTAGCTGTCCACGGAGGTCTGCATCGCCGCGTCCAGCCGTTCGGCGATGCCTTCGGAATCCTCCACGATGACCGCGCGGAGATGCTCGATGCCCACCCGCGGCACAAAGGCGTAGGTCCGTTCCAGCCAGTTGGCCTGCTCCCGGTAGTACTGCATAAAGCGGCCGGTGAGGAGCTT
It contains:
- a CDS encoding CsbD family protein is translated as MGLGDKISNEAEHLGGKAKEATGNATDNDKLKAEGQADQVKADAKKVGENVKDTFKKD
- a CDS encoding SRPBCC family protein, which produces MEHSTSLTQHIKATPEKVWAVISDIPGSAATLSGIDAVQMLSDAPYGEGTRWKETRTMMGRSETVEMWVAQADPPRSTTVKALQGGADYTSRFSLAERDGGTDLTLTFGADVVKPTLFSKVTMALFGKMGMSMTRKALAKDLAEIAAKAESL
- a CDS encoding amino acid permease, producing the protein MPQSTPTELESPTAQSAVVDSTLSAEGYKKSLSGRQVTMIAMGGAIGVGLFMGAGGRLASTGPALIFSYAIAGVIAYLLMRALGELIMYRQTSGSFVSYAGEMFGKKGAYLSGWMYFINWAMTGIAELIAIGLYFQFFFPNVPVELSAIAALLLLVGVNLLSVKAFGEFEFWASCLKVGAIMIFLAVGTFMVVTNAQVGDGHASVNNLFAAEGGMFPKGALVMILVLNAVIFAYNGIELVGITAGEMQDPAKEVPKAIRAVVFRIVVFYVGSVTLLAMLLPSDQYVAGTSPFVTVFGQMGLGWMGDVMNMIVITAALSSCNSGLYSIGRIFRTMANNGHAPEWLTKMSKSHVPYAAILAIGAVYLVGILLNIWLGGSHAFDLALNSASIGVIFTWGAIFASQIALRKKKGKVSSLPAPGGTWSSWAGLIALLAITVLIGFDTMTSKTGEVFQLGLWTLATIPFFALVLWLGWQKVRNNEPKSELFC
- a CDS encoding Rieske (2Fe-2S) protein codes for the protein MSARHSLGPVDQIPFGEGRAFGVDGEQVAVFRLRDGTLRALSAACPHRGGPIADGTIDRQVVMCPLHQHAFSLETGCSSTGAEPLRTYSVQEDAEQNIILESPHIRGNSLA
- a CDS encoding dienelactone hydrolase family protein, producing MTNVDLSAQSAASGGSPSLGGYLATPSGPGPFPAVLMIHEAFGLNELVRGHADRLARAGYLTLAVDLFSDGGPRRCLVSTMRSMLRGNGRAFTDLATARTWLATSPLSTGKTGVIGFCMGGGFALLVARDGCDAASVNYGRLPGNLEEALRGACPIVANFGGRDLTLKGAAGKLETALDNLGIENSVKEFPTAGHAFLNETDVGPAVFRPLMRVMGIGPDPESSPEAWQRIENHFARYLKGVDAGRS